The nucleotide sequence GTACAACAAAAAAAGTAGTACAAATTTATCGGCATACATTACTCTTATACACAATGCAAGGCATCATGTTTACACTTACTGttgggttttattttttatattgtgttggctacattttgttaaaacaaaaagttatacCAAGATGTTGGACCAGATTTCCTAGACATTACACAATGCAAGGCACCATGTTTACTTACtgttgtaaattttatttatattagtaGACATTACatgtttcgtcaattaccccccatgatattaataaaacttcaattactcctctgaaattgcacaacgttaatcaatttatcctctccatcaaattcttctgttagtcaacatgacgtttaACAAATACCCCCCTCCCCCCTCCCGAAGTTTTGCACATATGAAGCAATGCAATCTGCTTAGTTTTCGAAAACATATGCAAAATGTTTATACTGTGATAATGAAGAATAATTCACTAAAGTTCTTTGATAGAAATCAAATGTTAATGTGGAAATCTCCTTTTGCAAAGAATAGAACCATTCAAGCTAGCATGAAGACTGCAAAGATGAGATACTTGTTTGCAAATACCAGTAAAGATGAAAGCTAGCTAACTTTCAAAGTCGTATTCAATTAGTTAAAAAAGATACTATGAGTGCCAAAATTGATTATGCCTGAAAAGTTCTTTGAAGTTTTCTTCATTGGTAACCAACTAAGGAAACCATTTAGTTCACATACAACTCATAGGTCTTAAGTCAaggataagaagaaaaaaatatataaatttttaagttcggGGGCATTTTGTaaataagtgcaaaacttcagggggggtatttgcaaaatgtcatgttgactaacagaataatttgacggagggggtaaattgattaacgttgtacAATTTCATGGggtaattaaagttttgttaatgtcagggggtaattgacgaaacttacaattttagggggtaattgcctatttactcattaTGCTATATTGTTATATCAAACAATCAACAAAGTTTCTAATTTATTCACACATTCATGAAAGTATTTAACTTGTTTTAGACTATTTACCAAAATTTGAGCCTTCTGAAGTAATAATCCTAAGAAATCCTTACATTCTCATTATTCAAGTTATTACATTGGACTTGATCAACTTATACAGCATTAGaatcaaaattctgaaattaACAATTCTCTTTGGATAAACAAAGAGAAGAATCAACAATTCTAAATTAGGGTTTGGGAAATCAAAATTAGGgataatcaacaattataaattgCACTTTGGAAATAATATATAGACATCATCAAATAAACCTAGCTATGAACATCACGAAAACACAAACTTATAATTAAAGGCAACTTAAAAAATGTGATACTAAATTGAATCTTCAATTTTGATTGGTCTAAACAAAACAAACCGAAGGGACAGtggaaaaaaattgagaaaataaaaaagaaacaactaATTACCTTTTTGTCCTTTAGTTTTGATTGatctaaaatacaaaaacatGGGTTTTGTCCAACTAAAAAGGCGACGGTTACTAAAATAAATATGAGatagtgtgtgtgtatatatatatatatatatataggacataTATCTAATGAGAATAATGTTTTTAAGTGAGAATGTGAGAATGAATTTTTAGCCTTTAGATTAAGATTTAATGGCTATGATTAAAAAGtacaattaaaataagtgtGTGCCTCTCCATTTCTTATAACGCGTgcaccttttcttcttcttctaaacaCTTGCAACCCATGTTCCTGAAACCTATCCAATTCATGCAACCCATGTTTCTAAAACCAATCCAATTCACGTTGTATCTTCTCCAAACCCATTTTCTACGAGTTCCCCTTCAAACCTCTCAACCCTTATTTTCATGTATGCCTTCCCTGTTCTTCTCCAAACccatttgaattttcattgTTCATCTAAATGTAATTAACTTGGGGGGTTTGAATCAATTTGTATTGAATAGGCAAAATTTCTATTGAATCAATTTTTGAGGCGCTAGAatcaatttgttttatttgaaagaaaaaaaagttaattaatcaTGAATGGagaatcaattttttgtttaccTGGTTTGAGTTAATAGTGATTTTAGAAAGTGATGGAAATTGAAAGcgttgttttttttagaaagaaattgAAAGCATAGTTGGAGAAGATGAACATAGGATTAATGGAATAATGAGAAATGATAGAATAGGGTGATACACATGTGAGattttttaatctcaaccatctATTTTTGATTTAATAATTACTAATTATTCTCACAATTCTCATATAAGATAGTCATTCTCAACCATCAGCGTTTATTATTGAGAATCTCATACATAATttgtttcatatatttattttttcttaaaaaattgaaaagtcattcaagattttgaaagaaaaaacttgCCTCAAGTGCATTCATAATGTCAAAGAGAGTGATCTCCTTTGAAATAGCATCAGGTTGGAGTGAGTCATGAATAGATGCACCTTGTCCAATTTTCACCTATGATTCTTGAACATTTAGAACACATAACCTAATctaaaaaagagaataaaaatataaacatgtaTTATTAAGCTGTTATTTGATGAGTAGAAGTTATTATAGTGATGTTACATTGTCATCCATTGGGTAgtttgaagaaaaatgcatcTCATCAATCTTCGGAGAATTTATGAGGGCATACCTACATAAGAGAAAATATTGATATCACTAGAAAACGATCTCTTTTggatatattaaaatagacaagTGTATTAATCATTTTTAGATAATCAGTTATACGAAAACTCACCCGTTTCAATATGAGGAGAGCTcaacatattgattatgatccATCCTCTTCATACCGTTACACTATAGCCCAAattttggtttttcagttcATTGAACAACTAATGTATAGTTTAGATATATCGGTTGTTTAATGAatctgaaaaaacaaaatttgagtaTAAATGTGGATGAAGATATATAGTTATTGATAGATGATCGGTGCATTtggtttaaatattttttagaattgatgaatttttagtTTTGAAGTCATGATACATGATAAGGGTACGCAGATACACTGTGCGGACGTGGGTATGATATAATACGGTACGATATGTGCATGCATGTTAGCATCAATTACTCTTCgttattatgttattataaaagtaatcattttaaaaatatattacttgTGATCATAGTAAAAAATTTGCAAAGTTTTCGAACAAATCATAtatgggtgtgtttggtaaaaaaaaaaaaggtataagctagctgatagttGAAAAGCTACCTTATAACTGATGGCTGGTAGCTGATAgtttatagctgaaaagttagctgattaaaattaaaagtgtttggtaaaattagctgttgaagtgactataaatataaaaggacatgcttgtttaattttttttaatatcatatatatgatttttattacttaacgcatttatttttaaatatttaaatatatttcaaattattttcatctccaaaataataaatgtatttatgaattcaatcgaatttttttatttaacaatttttattttatttttatgaattttatttaactaaacttgcttcactattataaattttatataaaattatatattatatgaattatgagcaaagtaaaaaaaaaaaaaaaaagtggacaagaaaatttaaaaaaccatACATGGTAAACGTGGTTAGTTTAAGAAGATAgtgggtagtttttttattataataaaataaaataaaattaagaaaaggttaaaatgggaagaaagtataaaaagctaCAAGCTATAAACTAAAAAGCTATTTGGATTAGCTTCtgaaaaaacgctataagctagtgagcaaagtaaaaaaaaattatatataactaaactttttttttattataactaaacttgcttcactattataaattttatataaaattatatattatatgaattatgagcaaagtaaaaaaaaaaaaaaaagtggacaagaaaatttaaaaaaccatACATGGTAAACGTGGTTAGTTTAAGAAGAtagtgggtagttttttttattataataaaataaaataaaattaagaaaaggttaaaatgggaagaaagtataaaaagctacaagctataagctaaaaagctattTGGATTATCTTCtgaaaaaacgctataagctagtgagaaaagctttttaccaaacacatctcattttatcaaaacaagcttataagctagtccaatATCTCTACTGAATTTACACAACGTTGTCTCAATTTTTTACCTTTTCATCTTTTTTAGTATATATTCCgattaaatatgtaaaaaaagtaattataatgaATAATGATTTTTCGAGTGTATGTATCAGCAAGTATCCGTAGAGTATAAATATCTAATTTGTAATCGATACATATACGTATAAGGTGTTTGAAGTATCCGAGTTTCATGGCTTAATTTTTGACACGTTTTATATTAGTAGATATGTGGAGTCTACGCATGAacccctttttttaatattcatccggtgtcttttttaaaaaaattagatccTAAAGTTCTCCTATTTTAGATTAGTCCGCCCATATCTCAATTTTTGACCTTGCTAAAAAATTTGACCAATTATCACCATCTGTGGAAATATTAACCACGTGGCAAAAATTTATTAGGAAAGAGCAAGAGCGTTCAAACATTAATATTAGACCATTTTTAACTTCGTTTTTACATTTACATATTATTAAGCTATTCATatccaaaatattaaatttaacaaaaatatgtttaaaaatttatttttattttctgttgtCAACCATAATAAGATCCCAAATATAGTGACAACGTAATtttcatcaaacattttttttatgaacgagaccatatattaattttttgcttTACAATGAATTTAAAACACTTCAAAATATATTCTAACCAACCCATGAAAGTTAAATATGAAACGAAAATTTCTCtgattttatataaaatctTGCATGGAAATTAGGACTTGGCAACCTTGTAGTCATACACATGAGAAGATGATACAAACAATTTCATATTTCACATAATAAGAGTAGGATAGGATACCAACAACGACGATCCACATAACACATGCTAAGAAATATTTCACGTCTTAATTGATATAAAGTATGCACCCTTCAAGGTTTTaatgttgtttattaaatagttcaATTTCTGCTTTCAACGCAACAATCTCCATCTTCATGTTCAGCTCAAATTTTTCATCCCTGGCTTTTTGAAGTTCAGCATAAAGGATTTGTACGTTGTAGTAATTATAATCACAAATCCTTCTTTCTGTTGAGCCTAGCAACCGACGTATTAACAACATTGCAACATCTTCCCTTGCATCATATTCATTCTTCGCTAAATGGCTAACGGATGCAAGAGGTCTGCCCAACGATGAACTTGACAAGCATGCATGatgccttaaaaaaattaaaccacaTTCAACCTTGACCTCATGTTGTGTGTATACTAGTACAAGGATCTTCATCCGGTTACACGCGATATAAAACTGTTTTTGAAGACTACTTTGTAACAAAATATCCATCGTAGATGTTCCATCAGCCATGTTCGATGAAATCGTAACTTCAAATGATAACACAAGTAGAAATAAATCACATAATGGTATATATAATAGTTCGTGTGATAACTTATAACAGAACTTACAcataaaagtttgttgagaATGGTCACTTGCATACGAGAACACTCTTCGGTTTCAgatgtgttgttgatgtatGCTCTTTCATCGTATTGACCAACCTTTCTACAATACTCCTCATATGCTTTTTTTGCTTCCTGAAGGGTTTCATAGCTTTGTTGGGTGTTGTTGCTTCATTGGTTAACTTCAAAAAAACATTTGGGTCATGAGAAATATATACCAGTGTGATGACCTTCAAACATAATGTAAATTTTTTCCATTTAAAATGAGATAGAATAACTCAATATTAGTAACTTTGCTCGTTTGTAAGAAATGCTGTTGAAGCATGCAATTTTTGCTCGGTTGTAAGAAACTCAGtagaagaaaatcaaaataagaaacacaataatattttaattaattatttttaaaaatggaaacaacgcaaaaaataatatatatatatatatatatatataattctagcagaaaaaaattatttatagaattttaatttcaaaatatggcagaaacaattcaaataaaaaaaattgaacacgTGGCAAATAATATTGCATGAGATTGATTTAATTGACACCACCTTCAAATTTTCTTATCCACCCACTACTTTCAAGCAGTCTTCCTTATTTGTGTGTCTTTATCTTTTCAAatgaaacaaaggaaaaaagttataaatgaaGATGATCCTAAATCATTGTTAATCTACACCTAATTACCTATTGCAAGTTTCCATGTATAgtgaacttttaaaaaaaatggatgtgTCAGGGTGTGTGGGCAGGGACGGATCCAGAAATTTCATAAAGTGGGGTCAAGATCGtttatcataaatatttaaacaaaaatatataaaaccaTAACCATTAAAATGATGAAGTCATTACCATTAAGTAAAATagtgaaaattacaaaaagtaTATGACTATATCAAAAAACTAAAGACACGAAGAATTACAATTTCCCTCTTCGTGACGTCATATTTTGAAAGCGTTGcaagattttttcattttcaacactATCAAATATATCACTCTCAATGTATGTTACCAAACAACCATTCAAAAACTCATCTCCCATACGGTTGCGCATTtgattcttcacaaatttcataGCAGAGAAACTCCTTTCAACAGTTGCAGTAGCCACAGGTAAAAGTAATGCTAACTTCTAACGTAAATACACCATTGGATAAGCAATATGTCTTCTAGTTTCCACCATCTTTCTTGAAAGATCACTAATCCCATCTTAGTTAGAAAACTGTTCACATGAACGAACATCCATGATATAATTTTCAAGTTAATTGCCTATTCCCGTAAGCTCCAAAGAAGAAAATTCTGACGGATAAAATCGAGCCAAATTAACGCCTTGGTTTTCCTTGTAACACGAATGCATCATCCATATTTACAATGTCAATATTTTGCTTCTCACAAAACAATGACACTTCACATAGTAAATTATGCCAGCCATCTTCTCTCATCTTTTGCAATCTATCCTTTGAAACTTTAACTAATGACATAGCATTTACAATATCTTGATCTTTTCTTTGCAATGCTTGAGATAAATAATTAGTAATTCCCAATATATTTCTCATCAAAAGcagtttaaaaataaattcaaaagactgcaaattattcaacaatagACGAGTTTCAACTCGATGGTCAGAGTTTGAGCTATCTTCCAAAATCATATTAAGCACATCACACATAGAAGGAAACAAAGAAGCCAACCTTAGTAATGTACCATAATGTGATCCCCATCTAGTATCTCCAACCCTTGTTACTGTACTTTCTTGATTCAAGCCACGCCCGCTGGAAATTTCTCCGCACCCTAGTTCATCAGCTACTTTACGAATCTGACTTTTTCTAAGCATATCTCTACGCTTACATGAACCTCCTACCATATTAGATACATTGTTGACTGCCATAAAGAACCAAGCAATATCATCAAGCTTTCTTGCAACTGCCACTAGTGCCAATTGGAGTTGGTGAGCAAAACAATGAACATAGAAAGcaaacttattttcttttaggATCAAACTTTTAAGGCCATTAAATTCACCACGCATATTACTAGCCCCATCATATCCTTGCCCGCGAACTCTTGACCAACTTAAATTGTAATTTGCAAACATGGACTCCAATTCTACTTTTAAAGAAATGGAAGTTGTATTTTCAACATGGACAACCCCAAGAAATCGCTTAATAACATGCCCTTTCTTGTCTACATAGCGTAAAACAACAGCCATTTGCTCTTTATTTGAAATGTCTCGAGATTCATCAATTAAAATGGAGAATAAATAATCTTTAAGATCAACAATAATAGCTTTTGTGGTCCCAAATGAAGCAGCTTTCACAATATCTTTTTGAATGCTAGGTGCCACTAATTTGAGATTTCCCCGACATCTTTTCAAGACTTCACCAAACTCTTTATCATTCTTAGCAAGAAACtgtaaaatataaagaaaattaccTTTATTCTTGGAATCCTCTGATTCATCATCACCGCGAAACGCCAGCCCCAACTTCAATAAAAGTCGAATACACTCAATTGTTCCTGTCAAATGAATTCGGTATTCCCTTTTGACCAAGTCTGATTGTTTGTTAACCACAACTTCAATGTGTTGCTTCTGGTTCATTAATGCATTACATTTTCTCCAAGCTTGATTGTGCGCACTGTTAGGACCTCCAACATGGACATTGAGTCTATCTTTCTTTTTCCAATTTGAAAATCTCTCGGTAAAAAATGCATCCCAACCTTTGTTTTCACCAATCTCAAATCTCATAagataacaacataagcaaaaCACAACATCTTTTGACACACTATATTCCAACCAACTACCAAATTCAAGAAACCAATCAGGATTAAACTTACGAAGAAAAGTCCCAAATGGTCGTTGCGGGAAATTATGTTCCTTTGGTTGACAAGGCCCTTTTGCTAAATAAGCTCTTCGAATTTCATCTCTGTCATTTGGATGATAACATGACAATTGTTTCCTTTCTCCAGGATTAGCTGGAAGATTTTCCAAATCAACCTCTAGAAATCCATTTTTGAATGATGGCCCTGGTTGTTCATGTGTTGGTGTTGGTGTAGTTTCCACTTCATTAACTTCTTGAGACTCTGATGTTCTTTTGTAGTACCTTTCCATTTCTagcatattcaaataatataaCTAATTTAGTACTTGATTCCAATACAAGCACAAGTGAGACATAATAAAAATTGGGGCAAAAATACTAAACCTAATAATACAGTATAAGTCAAAAATTgggggaaaaaaaataaatctcaatAATATAGTAGAACTAGAAgacaaaaataagattaaaggTAACAACTTACATGGGATTAATGTTTATTaacaaagcaacaacaacagaagAGAAGGTTTTTGCAACAATAGTGGTGTGGAACTGGAAGTGAATCGCTACTTATACTGGTGGTGTGGTGACATGGTGTGAAATTGGAAGTGAATCGCtacaaaataacaacaatagtgGTGTGGTGTGGAACTGTAAGTGAATCGCTCCAGCTAAGTAACATGAGGTTTTTGCAATTTTGCAAATTGCAATTGCACGCATCacttaacttttcatttttgttttgtttggtacAATTATAAAATACTACCGCTAGGCCAATCTCCACAGTTACTTTTCATCTTCCACTGAGTTTGTGACCACTAAtcttcttttaatatttttttcaatgtatAAAGTAAATGTAGTACtactatttttaacaaatataatataatagttTATATTGTTTGTCTTAAGTGTATAAATTGAGTTACGTGTGAGcaacctaaaaaattaaagtagagTTTTCTTAAAGAAGAATATCATAGTGGagtcaaacatataaaaatatggtattattggttaaaaaattgacaaagaGTGGGGTCAGCTGACCCCAAAACCCTCTATTTACATTTGTGCCTGTGTGTGGGTTGTAAAGATGTTTATATCTATTGAATAGCCAGCATGCTGTCTATATCAAGTTATGCAGTTACATTGGTAGTAAACGGTAATTTACCATAGTGTAGTTCAGAACCAAATAAATTACAATTTCAATTTGTTGTACGTTATTTTTAATAAAGCGGGAGGCTAACAAGTTTGTTAAGGTACACTTTTTGGTcactattacaaaaaaaattgttattttagattcatttaataaattatatgtgATTTTAATATAGACCacaataaccaaaaaaaatatagaccacatacatcatttgttgaatgaatctaaaatgttaatttttatttataatagtgaccaaaGAGTGTATTTGTTAATGATTTAAAATGagaaatagtttataaattttatgttaataaagttttgttttgaagtttCGATGTATTAagtacacaattttcaaaaataataaaaatatttcttttaacttttaaacAAGTGCTCAAATGACAactgttaacattttcctttttttttttttggtctagtagcctagtggttagagctcgcacaatttaattgtggagaagtggagtgttcggggttcaaaccccggcccctgcatataatatgcaatatccataccaactgagctaagctcacggggatgttaacatttccctttattAAAATATCTCGTGACAAATTTTACAATGGGTTGACAGTTCAAAGTAACTTTGCGAAAAACTCTTACATAGTCACAAccccaaattaaaaatattgggaCACAAATGAGAAATACAAATGCTAGAGTCAACGATTTCATCACCCGTGTTTAAATGGGGACAACCACTTGTGAGACTACATTCTATGATACACTTACATAATCTGCTAAacatagtttttaaaatataggaaattttttgtttgatttatacAATGGATAGTTAAAAAACACTATTTGATCTAACTTGGGTGATTCCCACACATGTTGTACATACTTGGCTCCCTCAAAGACCAAGTTATATTAAAGTATCTATGTCTAATGGATTTGTAGAAAACTGGAAGCTACTTTGGAACAAAAAATGACCATCACAATGTCCGCATTGATTTTGGTtgctataaattttttaatggagCTGATATTTCAATTGGTGACAAAATTCAATTATGGTTGGGTGATTACAAGATCACTCATGTGACAATATTTAAATGTTGAGTTGAAGTAAAATGCCAATAAATCTATGGTCATGTATTTTCTAAGATTGTATGAAacatatgttattatatattgatTTCAATTGCAATTTTTATAGAAACCTATGACTAATCTTATGCGTAATGTATTTTAATCtttgttcaaatttatttaaattgtttgtctaatatatattattcacaTAGACAAACACCTATATACAATCTCCAACACGATTTTTATCCTACCAAATCAAGATTCTCACATGgttaaaatttgtttgtaaGCTCATCAAAACTTGGGTTTTCTCCAATATCATTAGTCCcgttaccaatttttttaaaatttaaaattcaaatctaTATTTTCAAGTACATAGGTTTCAaacatttagattttatttCCAAACACAATCCTTTCAATTCCTGGGTTTGGTGATAACACAAACGAACACTAATACCATCGAAAATACCTAAAATTCAACAATAACcactattaattttattatatcatAAATGGTATGTGGTGCGCCGAAACAAGgaagtatgtaaaaaataacATGAAGAGAATATGAAAATTCCTCCACTGCATTAAAATTTCCCTCAACAACTGTTTTTAATGGTGAGAAATAGTTAACTGTCAATAGGGGTATATTCCTATCTTCCAGGTGTGGGAAGAGCAAAAATGTGAGTGAATATGGTTGCTTTCTAAAATAAGGCCCAATTTACTACATTAACAAACTGACCCATAATTCATACACCAACAAACTTAAAACCATCAAACATCATTCCACGGTATCCCCTCTCTCACTCTAGATCAGCCTAGAGAACCAACAAGGTACATGAGCTTGCTTCCAATTTTACCAACAATGCAAAAAAAcccttttttaaaatgaatatggATGTTTAAATAATACAATCCTAGTGGTCATATATCTGTAAATCGCAGTCATTAAAAAACTTTAAGCTACATAGGTCTTCTGTCATAGTCTTTGCCGAAGTTAATGTTATAGAGGTTATGTGACTAAAATGAAACTCAAAATTTAGTTAAGGTACAAACTATCCAATTAAGccattattatattaatattattattcatCATGTACTTTTAACTGATTA is from Medicago truncatula cultivar Jemalong A17 chromosome 1, MtrunA17r5.0-ANR, whole genome shotgun sequence and encodes:
- the LOC112418544 gene encoding zinc finger MYM-type protein 1-like; the encoded protein is MERYYKRTSESQEVNEVETTPTPTHEQPGPSFKNGFLEVDLENLPANPGERKQLSCYHPNDRDEIRRAYLAKGPCQPKEHNFPQRPFGTFLRKFNPDWFLEFGSWLEYSVSKDVVFCLCCYLMRFEIGENKGWDAFFTERFSNWKKKDRLNVHVGGPNSAHNQAWRKCNALMNQKQHIEVVVNKQSDLVKREYRIHLTGTIECIRLLLKLGLAFRGDDESEDSKNKGNFLYILQFLAKNDKEFGEVLKRCRGNLKLVAPSIQKDIVKAASFGTTKAIIVDLKDYLFSILIDESRDISNKEQMAVVLRYVDKKGHVIKRFLGVVHVENTTSISLKVELESMFANYNLSWSRVRGQGYDGASNMRGEFNGLKSLILKENKFAFYVHCFAHQLQLALVAVARKLDDIAWFFMAVNNVSNMVGGSCKRRDMLRKSQIRKVADELGCGEISSGRGLNQESTVTRVGDTRWGSHYGTLLRLASLFPSMCDVLNMILEDSSNSDHRVETRLLLNNLQSFEFIFKLLLMRNILGITNYLSQALQRKDQDIVNAMSLVKVSKDRLQKMREDGWHNLLCEVSLFCEKQNIDIVNMDDAFVLQGKPRR